The sequence tacgtgtgagcgTACACTATGCGCGTATTCCCACATACAGTATcctacagatttcaatgtaaactaaatgactgaacactgcTTCATATCTCCGCTTTAAATCCTTCGCATCAAATACACACCGGATACTGAAtgcgtgaatagacccttaaaggggtactctactggaaaataaaaatcttaaatcaactggtgccagaaagttaaacagatttgtaaattatttctataaaaaaatcttaatccttccagtacttatcagctgctgttatgatcaggaagttctttttgattttcctttctgcccgaccacagtgctctctgctgacatctctgccaattttaggaactgtccagagtaggagcaaatccccatagaaaagatatgctgctctggacagttcctaaaatagacagaggtgtcagcagagagcactgtggtcagacaaagaaaattcaaaaagaaaagaacttcctgtggatcataacagcagctgataagtactggaaggattaagatttttttaatcgaagtaatttacaaatctgtttaactttctggcaccagttaattaaaaaaaaaaaaaaatgttttccaggggagtaccactttaatggggtactctgctgttagacatcttatccaaaaggatagagaataagatgtctgatcgcaagggtcccgctgctggggacccccgtgatcccccctgcagcagcccggagcGAAGTTTTCTCCGGACggggcatcgtgacgtcacggcctcgcccgctcaatgcaagtctatggacccCTTTAAGCTCCACAAGCCGGAATTGACCCCAAAACTTTCGCTTTACGCACGGTGTGCACTATTTCTTGCCCCTTTTATGGTTCAGTTCACAGTATTTTCCCACTAAAATTGCGACTAGTAAAGAAATGTCTCTTTAACCAACAGGTCAAGACTGATAACAATGGTGACGTATAAACGTACTGATAAGACGTGACATAGTACTTCTTTACTTTTTCATCTGGGAATGGCCGGCCATGGGCGCCAGGGAGGGTTTCCACCTTCCAATGATCGCCTCCATCTTCTTTTTTATGCCAGTACTTGAAGTTTTCTGTAAGGAGACACAAAGAGGCGAGACTACAGGATGAAATACTACAAGAGGGTGTAACGTGGGTCATATGGGGCAATTCTGCCCGAACTGTaacacacctttaaccccttaaggatgtgtgatgtcccagtacgggatgatgtggccccgtactgtcctcctgtcctgtcaggcagagtccctgcatgtcccctgggctcccctgcagcatacccccattatgtatataggtttgcctcTTTTATTGTACTGTTGCTTTAACGTTTGTACCACAttattgttacccagagggctccagtgaccaggtgaccccccaagtgacctatgggctccttgcacacccccctatataaccaggggaggggctgccatCTCTTCTGCTGTatactgaggtccagtgcagtcgtctcagtgtctgtgtccagagcattggaggcctaaagtcctgcagccacaagtcggtcaccagtaagtcaagtcatcttattgtcagtcaccatctctgtcaagtccatctgtagtcaccatggcctgcactaaagtcagtctaactactgcgagtcccagcaagcctgcgggtccccctgtgtcactggtcacctcccggggatatttggctgtactgcaaagactttATCACCTGTctggcctcagtaaagctgccgttatccttaatctggcgttggggtcttcattgcccctgcctaacccatgACCAGCGgcattaccttcgggtggttaaggctaaaccacaccctggcgccacgacaagaaggggttaataccatcggacccttgggccataacatctgccccgcATTGCACCCCGACTCCACAGATGCAGGGTGTATATTTAAATCCTGCACCTACCTAGAGGCTATTGAAGCTGAGGAACAAATATTTAAACTGCTGCCCAAGACGTGCGTGTGACTACAGCTGGTCAGTCTACAGATTTTGCAGAAGtaccatgcaagtctatgagtcTTCCCCCAAATCCTTAGATTGAACGCTCATAGTTTCCCACAAAGGCCCAGACAGTGGcacaaaaatgtaaacatattgggggagatttatcaaaacgtgtgcagaggaaaagttgcccagttgcccctagcaaccaataagatttcttctttcaatctaaacaaggcctgtgaaaaatgaaagcagcgagctgattggttgctatgggcaactgggcaacttttcctctccacaggttttgataaatctcccccatatcctTCCACCCGAGCCAACACTGGATACCGTatatacccgagtataagccgacccgaatataagccgaggcccctaatttcaccccaaaacccaagaaaagttaatgactcgactataagcctagggtgggaaatacatcatccccccctgtcatcatccccccccccccgtcatcatccagacccccgtcatcatctccccccccccccccccccccgtcatcatcccccccccgcctgtcaatcccttcaatcagtggtcttcaacctgcggacctccagatgttgcaaaactacaactcccagcatgcccggacagccatcggctgtccgggcaagctgggagttgtagttttgaaacctctggaggtccgcaggttgaagaccactgcggccttcgtcatcatccagaccccccatttAGTTTTCGactcagtcacctgatataactgtatgtaatctcttatatggtctgtagtgtaatgatgggggttgttgtcagtcacctgatataactgtatgtaatctcttatatggtctgtagtgtaatgatgggggttgttgtcctgatataactgtatgtaatctcttatatggtctgtagtgtaatgatgggggttgttgtcctgatataactgtatgtaatctcttatatggtctgtagtgtaatgatgggggttgttgtcctgatataactgtatgtaatctcttatatggtctgtagtgtaatgatgggggttgttgtcacctgatataactgtatgtaatctcttatatggtctgtagtgtaatgatgggggttgttgtcctgatataactgtatgtaatctcttatatggtctgtagtgtaatgatgggggttgttgtcacctgatataactgtatgtaatctcttatatggtctgtagtgtaatgatgggggttgttgtcacctgatataactgtatgtaatctcttatatggtctgtagtgtaatgatgggggttgttgtcagtcacctgatataactgtatgtaatcacttatatggtctgtagtgtaatgatgggggttgttgtcacctgatataactgtatgtaatcacgttGTTCTCACCACGGGTCAGAATAGGAGACTGCGCCATTTTTCAGGTCTCATTAATGTCTATGAGAAGAATGCGGCATTCACAATCTAGTAATACAACATTTTCGTGTTAAGGAAACAGTATTCGGTGTAAGCAGCTTCCTCAGAAGGGTCATGAGGAGAAAATGCAGTAAAACCGATCCCGCCAGCGCGCGCTGCGGTGGAAAGATAGTAGTTCTGATAAGGAAAGACGTAAACATGCAGTTTATGCTACGGGTTATTTTTCTGTTTCACATTTACTGTGTAAGAGGAAGTGGGCGACTCCCCGACAGATCACGACATCCGTATCCTCTGCCGTTCTGTTTCTAGGAAAGTTGGCTACAAATCAATATGGCTGCTATCGCTTCAGGATTTCCCCCTAGCTTTTGTAGACTCCTGAACGGTAAATATGGAAAGCTGGATACAGTTGCAATATACAGATTTCGGGAAAAATTAGGTGATGGcttctagagataagcgaacttacagtaaattcgattcgtcacgaacttctcggctcggcagttgatgtcttatcctgcgtaaattagttcagctttcaggtgctccggtgggctggaaaaggtggatacagtcctaggagactctttcctaggaatgtatccaccttttccagcccaccggagcaccggaaagctgaattaatttatgcaggataagtcatcaactgccgagccgagaagtttgtgacgaatcgaatttactgtaaattcgctcatctctaatggcttcAGTAGCAGCTAAAATAAAGGCCATATGTAtgatcacccagcttttccagatgcCAAACTATATGAAATAACTTGAAATCTGCAAAGAGAGGAAAATATTtccagaatattatatatatatatattttttttatttttttgtatatatatatatataacggttTTTGGCCACCacgagaacggaagatcgtgacgtcaggtctccgcccccgtgtgatgtcatacccgccccctcaatgcaagtctatgggagggggcgtgacattcgtcacgccccctcccatagacttgcattgagggggcgggtgtgacgtcacacgggggcggagtcctgacgtcacgatcttccgtactcgtggtcgggatggtattagtagcctgagggcctccagcggttccggaagccgttacaggtgggtgccgcaatggtataatgtgggggtccccagcggcgggacccccgccatcagacatcttatcctttggataggggataagatatctaggggtggagtacccctttaaaagccgtccaataatagaaaagtatctaaccatgggtatcattttaatctcattgacccacagaagaaaACGTAATTTCTACCGTGAAGTTTACAGCGTGAAAAcagaaccttccaaaatttgcaacaacTCTCATTATCTTCCAAAATTTTCAATTTCCCcaaacaaataatatatatttttttttagttttgccatacatattatggtaaaataaaaaaggtgttattacaaagtacaattgtgcacgcaaaaaaaataagccctcatatgtgtctgtggatggaaatataaaagagttatggattttagaatgagaggaggaaaaaaaaacgcaaaaaaaagcaaaaataacatTTCCtatgtcgttaaaggggtactccggtggaaaaatttttctttttaaatcaactggtgccagaaagttatacagatttgtaaattacatctattaaaaaatcttaatccttccagtacttattagctgctgaatactacagaggaaattattttctttttggaacacagagctctctgctgacatcatgaccacagtgctctctgctgacatctctgtccattttaggaactgtccagaacagcatatgtttgctatggggattttctcctactctggacagttcctaaaatggacagagatgtcagcagagagcactgtggtcatgatgtcagcagagagctctgtgttccaaaaagaaaatacatttcctctgtagtattcagcagctaataagtactggaaggattacgatttttaatagaagttatttacaaatctgtttaactttctggcaccaattgatttaaaaaaataaataaatttaaaaaaaaaaagttttccaccgtactccgctgctcagcgtttggaacaaactgttctaaacactggagctggcagctcgtgacatcatagccccgccccctcatgatgtcacagctgtcactccccttcccatagacttgcattgagggggcgggtgttccaaatgctgagcagcggagtacctgtttaagaggttaaagatgcAACCAGCAAAAAGTaattctactaaaaaaaaaaaaaaaaaaaaaatctgaccttCTGCAATTGGGTTTTTCAGTAAATTCTTCTTCCGTAGATGTAGAAAGTAGAACATCCTCCAGTCCGGTGGGATCCGTCTGCATCGCCTCAATATAAATCCGTCCCGCTGACATTTCGTCTTCCATAAAGCGGACGAGTCAATCACATTTCTCCACAGCGTACAGACCGGTCGGCAGCGGCAGATCAGATCAGGCGCAGGAACGGCGGACAGGATTTCCAGCAGGACTCCCTCCGGGACGGCGTTCATCATCCTGCAGCCTAGgaacaccccaaaaaaaaataatgaaatatcaTTGCTATTATGGCTCCATTAGACAGCTCAGCTTTTCTAGTATCCTGCATGGTATAGTGATGAAACCATAATGCAAGGTATAATGTATCACTGCCCTGCAGGATGCTGGAAAAGCAGAAATGGGCGCCACTTCGGAAATTTTATCATAGAAATCCTCTTctcttaggtaaaaaaataaataaaaattcttaGCATTATcagtttctgggaaagctgggtgaagctCAATATCATACTGACATTTAAATCTCAGGCCCCGCCTAGGACCATCCTACAATATGCACAGACTCGTCCTACTTGCAGAAAGTTGTGTGAAAACCATATAAATAGGTTCAAACGGATGAGCTATGGCTGCAGGTCCTGCGCTCTTAGGGgggtgtcacccagctttccctgtgCTGCAGAGGTTTGCTGCGCAATCAAGCAGATTTGCTAGTCAGGAAGCTGAGAAAGATGAATTACATCCCCGTTATAGTCCTGTTATCCAGAAAGAGTTAAATGACAATTCAGCCGCCACCGGTGAGTAATAAACCCAGAAACAACTCTCATTACCTCCTATAAGAGCAGATCAGGGGCCCCAAGCTGCTTCCCGgacacgtgatgtcatcatgtggtCACGTGATCTAACCAAGGACTCGCAGCACTATTTAAAGGGAAAGAGACACAAGTCCAGctgctgcactcactatatatatatatatatatatatatatatatatatatatatatatatatatatatatagggctggAGGAGAGCTTCAAGTTTAGATCAGGCCTTTGTTGTGCACAGTTTGACTTGATTGCAGGGCACTGTACATTTGAtaagggttaaccccttccctccctgGGATGCATGAGTACATCCTTACAGCAGATACATTCCCActtcaggacgtacccatacggtGTCCATTCTAGGAcatcgtcagccgtaactccgtcctccgtcaggtgaaacggcgtcccgcctcctccctcggaccaatcgccgtcaggtGTCAATCGCAACTCCCTCcttcctcctttgtcatcctaaagtctctcatccgaaactccatcatccctcagatgaaaaaccttcctgccgtgtagtAGAGCGGAGACAGTGTctactctgctatacagactctgcagCACAtgtagtacacgtgcaagtttcacagtttcggctctgctatacggcgctgtgcagcgtcggccctgctatacagtgctgtgcagcgtctctgctatacagtgctgtgcagcgtctctgctatacagtgctgtgcagcgtcggccctgctatacagtgctgtgcagtgtcggctctgctatacagtgctgtgcagcgtcggctctgctatacagtgctgtgcagtgtctctgctatacagtgctgtgcagtgtctctgctatacagtgctgtgcagcgtcggccctgctatacagtgctgtgcagtgtctctgctatacagtgctgtgcagcgtcggccctgctatacagtgctgtgcagtgtctctgctatacagtgctgtgcagcgtcggccctgctatacagtgctgtgcagtgtctctgctatacagtgctgtgcagtgtctctgctatacagtgctgtgcagcgtcggccctgctatacagtgctgtgcagtgtctctgctatacagtgctgtgcagtgtctctgctatacagtgctgtgcagcgtcggccctgctatacagtgctgtgcagtgtctctgctatacagtgctgtgcagtgtctctgctatacagtgctgtgcagcgtcggccctgctatacagtgctgtgcagtgtctctgctatacagtgctgtgcagtgtctctgctatacagtgctgtgcagcgtcggccctgctatacagtgctgtgcagtgtctctgctat is a genomic window of Hyla sarda isolate aHylSar1 chromosome 10, aHylSar1.hap1, whole genome shotgun sequence containing:
- the LOC130293486 gene encoding F-box only protein 6-like isoform X1, which codes for MGCRMMNAVPEGVLLEILSAVPAPDLICRCRPVCTLWRNVIDSSALWKTKCQRDGFILRRCRRIPPDWRMFYFLHLRKKNLLKNPIAEENFKYWHKKEDGGDHWKVETLPGAHGRPFPDEKVKKYYVTSYHWCLKSQTINLKKEGYPNEFMDIVQPNIIIKDWYSARHDCGSQYTIHVQLLSHDKTVIAEFKPDPVRIEQWSTAEWAQIEYTFRMYGPGVRYIYFEHGGCDTQFWAGWYGIRVTNSSVTIDPGDLST
- the LOC130293486 gene encoding F-box only protein 6-like isoform X2: MMNAVPEGVLLEILSAVPAPDLICRCRPVCTLWRNVIDSSALWKTKCQRDGFILRRCRRIPPDWRMFYFLHLRKKNLLKNPIAEENFKYWHKKEDGGDHWKVETLPGAHGRPFPDEKVKKYYVTSYHWCLKSQTINLKKEGYPNEFMDIVQPNIIIKDWYSARHDCGSQYTIHVQLLSHDKTVIAEFKPDPVRIEQWSTAEWAQIEYTFRMYGPGVRYIYFEHGGCDTQFWAGWYGIRVTNSSVTIDPGDLST